Genomic segment of Mercurialis annua linkage group LG6, ddMerAnnu1.2, whole genome shotgun sequence:
TCTTACCTCATGGCATTAACTGAAAGTCGGCAAAATTtggaaaatcaaaattttgagcGGAATTTTGGAATTTGTGTGGTTGATGTTTCTACCAGCAGAATCATTCTTGGACAGGTgcgttgtttttatttttttgaattgttttcatAATAAAGTTCAGGTATTTTTATCATCATTGTTAGATCATATTTTTGCCTGTGccatatttttatttgactATTCTTTGCCAGTTTAAAGATGATGCAGAGTGCAGCTCATTGTGTTCTCTGCTATCTGAATTGAGGCCAGCAGAAGTTATAAAACCTGCAAAAATGCTCAGTTCCGAAACTGAAAGAGCAATGCTAAGACATACTAGAAATCCTTTAGTCAATGAATTAGCTCCTCTTTCGGAATTCTGGGATGCGGAGAAAACTACTCGTGAAGTCAGGATCATCTACAAGCGTATTGCTGATCAATCAGCTTCCAGATCTTTGAATAAAGAAGATAATGATACTCCAAATCTTCAATTCAAAGACGATGGGCCAAGCTGCTTCCCAAAAATTCTGTCAGAGCTAGTGAATAAAGGAGACGATGGTAACCTAGCACTGTCAGCTCTTGGAGGCACTCTCTATTATCTCAAACAGTCCTTTCTGGACGAGACATTGCTTAGATTTGCAAAGTTCGAAACACTTCCATGCTCTGAGTTCTGTGATGCTGCTCAAAAACCATACATGATTCTTGATGCTGCTGTCCTGGAGAACCTTGAGATTTTTGAGAATGTCAGAAATGGAGGCTCCTCTGGGTAAAGCCATTACATTTTCAAAACTGCAAACTTATTGTTTTCCTAATCCTATTCTGAGGCTCTCTTTTTTGTCCATTAAGGACATTATACGCGCAACTGAACCATTGTGTGACATCATTTGGAAAGAGGTTGCTCAAAACATGGCTAGCAAGACCGTTATATCATTTGCAAACTATTATGGACAGACAAGAAGCTGTGGCAGGTATACGGGTAAGTTTCTATTTGTGTTCATTTCATCACTTTTGGCTCtagagttttgtggttttctcTAGGTTTCTAAaatcttctttttctttgccATGTATAATTCTGCCTTATTGTGCATGTTGGACTGGAACTAAAGTACTCTTATGTATTTCTTCCTTAAATTTACATCTATGTAGGCTATCTGACCACTCCtgctaataatttaaaaaaaatccacttTTTGCCTTTTAGGGGGTAAATCAACCTGCAGCACTTGAATTTCGAAAAGCTTTGTCCAAGCTTCCTGATATGGAGAGACTGCTTGCGCGAATATTTGCTAGCAGGTATATCTGAGGGGGGAAAATGGACATTGCACCATATGAACTTTATAATATCTACTACTGATTATATGATAGGCTCTCATGTATGTTTACTCTTGTTGAGTGTAGCGAAGCTACTGGGAGAAATGCAAATAAAGTAACTTTATATGAAGATGCAGCAAAGCAGCTACTTCAGGAGTTCATATCTGCTCTACGTGGCTGTGAGTCATTGGCGCAAGCATGTTCTTCGCTTGCTGTCATCTTGGGAAATGTCGAGTCGAGGAAACTACATAATTTATTAACACCTGGTACTATTGATTCTAATGTTCCTTCATCTTTTTGCAAAATGGTGTTTGTCATCTCATTTTTACAGTCTATCTGTAGGTAAAGGTCTTCCAGACATTAGTTCAACTCTTAAGCATTTCAAAGATGCCTTTGATTGGGTGGAAGCTAACGGCTCTGGACGCATCATACCTCATGAAGGGGTTGATATAGAGTGTGATTCTGCATGCAAAAAGCTAAGGGAGATTGAATCCAGTTTGGCAAAACACCTGAAGGAGCAACAGAAAATGCTTGGAGATAAATCAGTATAAAGTCTATGGAAACATTTTGGTCTTTGACTTTTTTCCTTTTTGCTTCTCTTCTTTTATCAGATAACCAAGCTATGTCATCTTGTTACCTGTTATGTTATAGATCACTTATGTCAGTGTTGGTAAAGAGGCATACCTACTGGAAGTTCCAGAACATTTGCGTGGGAGTGTTCCTAGAGATTATGAGTTGCGTTCATCCAAAAAGGTAACTAACATACAAGTAAAAATGCATGACCTTGTGTTGGATTCATTTTCTTGTGACTGTAGAAAGGCCAACTGCGCCACTTGCTACTTTACTGGTTGTGGCGACACTTCTTTTTTCTTGTTAATAAAAACAACATATTTTCAATGTTATTTTATGTGAAGTTTATGTCACATAGGTAATAAATATCGTTGCTGACTGATTGTAAGAGGAAAATCCTCTATACAGTCAATCTTAGAATTCAGCAATTTATGTCTTCTAATTGTCATCTACACTTGTATTAGGAACATTGGTCTCTGGTGAGATCTCAACTCTGTTGTAGTGAGTGGTGTGATGAATATTGCTTTGAAGTTCCCTTGTGATGACGTAttgttgatttatttttttctactGGCTTCCTGGCACACAGGGATTTTTTAGATATTGGACTCCAAGTATTAAGAAGTTTCTAGTGGAACTCTCACAAGCTGAAGTTGAAAAGGAGTCAACTTTGAAGAGTATTTTACAGAGATTGATTGTTCAGTTCTGTGAGCATCATGATAAGTGGCGACAACTGGTTTCTGCAACTGCAGGTTTGTAATCACTGCTGGCGATGAGCCACTTATTCATTCAgagaaataaatcaatcaaacatcTTGTATTTGATATGATGCATTTAATGTTAATGGCATGGCTTTTATGTTTCAGAGCTGGATGTTTTGATCAGTCTGTCAATTGCTAGCGATTTGTACGAAGGACAAGCCTGCCGCCCAGTTATCCTAGGTTCTTCGCCAAGTGAAGCACCATCATTATCAGCAAAAAGTTTAGGGCATCCTATTCTTAGAAGCGATTTTTTAGGCAAGGGTGCGTTTGTGCCCAATGACATTACTCTTGGTGGTAGTAGTGGTGCTAGCTTTGTCCTTCTCACTGGTCCTAATATGGGTGGGAAGTCTACTCTTCTTCGACAAGTCTGTTTATCAGTGATTCTGGCCCAGGTAACTTCCTTTTTCAAATATACCTCTTTGTTTctctttaaattattaaatgttaCTTATTCCACAGGTTGGAGCTGATGTCCCTGCTGAGAGCTTTGAATTTTCACTTGTGGATCAAATATTTGTTCGAATGGGTGCAAAAGATCATATAATGACAGGACAAAGTACATTTTTAACAGAACTTTCGGAAACTGCATTGATGCTGGtgagtataaaagaaaagtgttcacattttcataatgttttttttattatgaaggAAACCAATTGGAATTTTTGTTTCATGATTTAAAAGGAGGTCCTTGGTGCAGATTTTTCCTACTCACTGACATTGAAAAATTAATGCTACAACATTTGGATAATTCTTGTATGGTTTGTTTGATACATACAGTTCCAACTGACTAGCAATCTGTATGTCATCTGTTTGTGGCTTTTAACAGTCTTCGGCCACTCGTAATTCATTGGTGGCTCTGGATGAACTTGGGCGTGGTACATCAACTTCAGATGGACAAGCAATAGCGTATGTGCCTTAACTGAGCATATTCGAATTAGTTTTTCTTTACATGCAATTCACCTTTCGAATTGCCTCTTCTAGATTTTACAGTCTCAAATGTTTTGCTTGGTTTAGTCAACCTCATGTCTTTATGACTATATTTGCCAGGGAATCAGTTCTTGAACATTTTGTCCACAAGGTGCAATGTCGAGGAATGTTTTCAACTCATTATCATCGAATAGCAGTAGACTATCAAAAAGATCCAAAggtagttttttcttttttctttcgcTAAAGCACAGGGTTTTTGATACGGAATATGGATGGATGCAACCGTGAATAGAAGTACCAATAAATAGATGATGTCTTATGGTCACAGATATACTGAAGTTCTAAAATGACCGGGCTGTTTCGCCTATTAATGCTTGAGCCTTAATTTATTCAGCATACTGATATGTACTTTCTTAAAAAATGTTGACtgattatattttctttcaCCGCTTGGTATAGGTCTCTCTCTGTCACATGGCATGTGAAGTTGGAAGAGGGGTTGGAGAAGTGGAAGAAGTTACATTTCTTTATAGGTTGACACCTGGCGCCTGTCCTAAAAGCTATGGTGGAAATGTGGCGAGACTGGCTGGTAATATATTTTGTCtgaatttctttttgttttttatattttttacttgaatatattttgttaatttgtgCTATCTTCATTTGGTAATTAAGAAGTTTCAATGATTGGCTTAGTTAAAGCAGTGGCATTAACAAACTATATATGTCTGTTGTATCTCTGGTTACAGTGTGATTCAGTTTTCAACATAGATTATAGAAATTAGTATGTGAAACTAATATAGAAATTAGTAATTAGTGCGATTTCCAGTTCTTACTTGTGACTATTTCAGGAATTCCTGACTCCATACTTCAAAAAGCTGCTGTTAAATCCAGAGAATTTGAGGCTATATATGGTCAACACGGAAGGGTTTCTGAAGGAAACTCAAAAATTCAAACTGATGGTGATAAGATAGCAGTGTTCCTACATAATATGATAGATGTAGCAACAAACTGGAGCTGCAACAGTACTGAGAGTATCGATATCAGTTCACTGGCTGAACTTCAGCACAGAGCAAGAATACTTCTGCAGCAAAATTGAACTGATGGTTTCGTATTCCACTATGACCTACCGCTGGCAATATTACGGTTTCTGTAAATAACTGAGGTAATGAGCGAACTTTATTGCTGGTCTTTTCGCGGAAATGCAATACTTTCAAATTTTGGAATCACCTGGTTTGATAGGTTAAAAAATATAGCTGATTAATATGCGACTGAATTGGATTCATCACTATAGGATCAGTAAAGCCAATTTGGATAACCAACTTTTTTGTATAGTAGTTTAAGTAAGGAAGTGCAGTGTAGTTTAGTCTCGATCAAGTGATCATATATTGTTGAAATGTCAGATGAGGTGGGTTCAACCATCTTAtgtagtaattatttttttatcatccaATTGACTTATTTAGAAAATGATTACATTTAATTAGTTTGGTGGTTCATCTCACTGACTAATATTGCTTCTTTTAGTTATTGGGTGGTTGTTGAGGTTAACTAAATATTACTTCATTGAATGTGACAGATTTATAAGCACTAAActtttggaattattttattttcatttatgcCCCGAAATCAGGGAAGAATATTGAGCAATGATGGAATGCTCccttataaataaataaataataaaaataagtggAAAAATTGTTGTAAGATTTTATAGTAAGCAATTACACTAAATGTTGCTGTTCTTCGACAACTCCATCTATTTGGTCATCTTGATCCTGAAacaggaaaaaaaatatattaactcATTTAGTCACTGCTGGTTAATTTCAGTGAAATCCCTAAATTTGTGCTCACCTGATATTGTCTCCTGAAGCTTTTCTGAATTGCTGAAATTATCCTTAATAGTATGAACATGGGTAGAAGAATTCCACTGGCTCTCAATACAAGTATCTGAAGCGTAAACAAAAGGGGAATCAAGATTGTGACATGAAATCTAActtatttttatagaaaaaaggTATGAGGTAGTTAAAGTGCAAGCAAGAGGTTCaaataagaaattaattaaCTTACCGTTAGAAGCGTAAAAGGGTAATCTTCTGTTCCACCAGTTAGTGTAGCTAACAAATGTTTCAAAAGCAATACCACTGTAAACTGCAAAATTCaattcaacatttaataaagCTATTACTAAACCTAAACAAAATAATTTGTAATTATAGCTATTTGCTTCCGACCAAATTaaatcttcttctccattttaaTCATTGGACTTTTGGCTTGTATTATTGAGTTTTCAGTTTCTTGGGTACCACTAAATATTTGGCTAGCCATAAGGCTAGTGAGACAACAGCCAATTAAAATTGTGTGTTGGTCTTAGACAATctagaaaattgaaaattgcaTATTCAACTCTCGTTTACCTTCTGGCCCACGCTAACAAATGGTGACCCATACTAAGTGCCATTGAAATTTGAATCAACTGTAATAATACAACCACAAACTTAATGAATGTTTATAAAAGTCCATCTTGCTCGGTCAACCGAATTGCATAACATTTCCCTAATTTCCACCAGAAAATTAATTATGGTTCTCCATGACTATTGGAATTCAAACATatcataaacaaaaattatcttattcaaacattttaaattgtatatttggactaaaatatacattttatataaaaaaaatcaagacaAAATAAGTTAATATTGTTGTCACTTTCTTTATGAAACTTAAACGCTAAGCATACATACTCAATAAGTAATAAATTATCCTATAGTgaacaaaaattcatttttgtCGATCAGGACGGAAATGGTAGAAAGTTGCAGGGTAAAAAAATAACTTACAGTTAAAGCTAATGACCGGCAATAGTTGACGCTTCTATCGGCAGCAGACGTGCATTCCGCATAGGCTGCTGCGTCAACTGTCACTTGTTCAATCTCATAGCCTTGGCTTTCCGGGTCATCATGTTCTTGAATATCTAAGCTATCTCTACACATTCAAATTATTTACAATTCAGTAATTCTCTTACATTTTACAGTTTCTTTTGTAGAAAACAATTAAAAGATATTCATACTAATTcatgattatttttatattatatgatAGGGATTGTTTATATAAACAGACAAACAACTGAGTTATACTCCTAGGACATTATGATGTGATCAAATTTGTTTATGGACCAACATTAGTTGTAAAGCACATAAGCATTATTTAATTAGACTTCGCAAAAAATACTTtgaaaatgtaattaataaAGGTGACAAATATTCTAGGACGCGGAAAAACAGTTGGTGGATAATGCCAcgtgtcattttttatgcatatTACACAAATGGAAATAATATTGATTCTTTTGTGTTATATTATGCCATTGCATGAAAAATGTTCTTAGATAAACCTAATTTACTATAcgcttaattgctttaaaagttacaaattttaatgtgtttcgtaattttaaaacaaattttaaattttggcaaTGTCGAACAACAACTTTTAAGTTTTACAATTTGAAACACAAAACAATGTCTAGTCAAAATATTTGCTGATGTGACGCCCGAATAGTGTTTACTCCGGTTTCCATATCAATATTTGGAAATCGAAATGTCaaagttcatgttaaaattACAACACGcgctaaaattcataaaattgatgCAATTAAATAAATacctttaaatcaattaattacaaGTGGAAAACAAAGAATGGAAAAAGAATATACCTAATTGTCATTTCATCAATTAGCTGAGACTTTTTTGAAGGTGCCGTGTATCCTTCTTCATACTTCTGCAATACCAAAATAGCAAAATTCcaaattttcatattattattattaataatattatcatcatCTCATATTATTGAATTCCAAATTTCATCTCTGTGCTGGCAACACGTAAAAATCTGGATAACAATTCCactgattttaaattcttttattcttaaaaaattatCCAATAAAAAACAGAGAAAACGAAgtaaaacacaagaaaaaaaaatcaaagcaaaagCGATGTTTACGAACAGAAAACaagaaaacaatttaaaatttttggattgaaaacaagaaaaaaatttaaaaaaacgacggagaaatttataattttgttattgCAATCAAGAAAACTAATACCTGTAAACAAATTTCGCAAGTTGTATTTCCTTTCTCGTTACACCATCTCTGTATACAATCTCTGTGCGCAAACTGAATTCaattcaacaacaaaaaaacaaagTTTATACAGAAAactcagattttttttaatgaaaaatcaagaacagcgcgttaaatttgaaaatatatttgaaaattaaagttACCTTAACAGTTCCTGAGCAAGCACACGGAGCTTCTAAGGTTTGAGAGCTTTCAAATTCAGCTTCATGGCAAATTCTACAGTGAGATACTGCACAGCTTGATTGTAATTCATCGATTAATAATACTATTTCTTCCATTAATCTGTTTgtttaaatagttttaaaatatttccctcttttttttttcaattgaaaatctctctgttttttttttctttttcgtaCTCTTTTCTTAGTTTCAAAACTTTCTGtgttttgtttggtttggtttgctTTCTTTCTTCGTCTCTATTcgactttttaaagaaaagaaactggACTTGAAGTTACGTAACTACCcttgtttttaaatttcttaCTTATGTGGATAAGTGACATGAAGGTAGTACCTATATGTTTCCTTTATTTCGTTTGGATTTCTAAACTAAATTGTACAGTTAATTGAATCCAATAATATGTTAGAATGTCACGAAAATCTCCTCTAAGAACTGTTGAAACAAATTAGatatttggatttggatttcaAAATCcaggaaaataatttttttgtggaatttattattaaagaccaaaatgtatttaaatatgTGGGGTAATTTTATTCACGAACTATACATGTTTTAAAACatatcaaatgtatataaaaaatttctttttttttttgtaaattgatATACAAAGTCATAATATGCTGAGGTGGTAGCTAAAAATAACTTCCACCTCAGCAAAATCAACCAATAAATAAATGCCCAAGTCAGCatactataattttatatatcaatttgaaaaaaaaaactcttatatACATATGccatgttttaattattattaaatttaaaaaatatgtatagtTCGTGAATTTATGTAACATTATCTTTAAATATGCAAACACATTATGATTAAGTGAATCATATTATTAAGAGTTACTTACATATTTaatcatcattttttatttttttatttctatcacCATCTATTgttgtctttttttttgaaatttatcacCGTTTTAAATACGacgaatttcaaataaaaatctattataaatttgaaaaaaatataaaggtcaagataaaattaatatatatatatatatatatattagtggtgatttaatatgtaattaacctTTATCATAATCTTTTACCACGTATTTTCCGTTTTTCCAGTCGGCAAAGATTCGCCGGATTTAAAGGGTGAtggatttgaatatttttttaagatgttggttttatttgtaattaaccAGATCATTAACTCATTATATCATTGAAAACAACGTAAAGCAATAGTATTTGTTTATCTAATTGTACATAATATTGGGTTTTTGACATATTTGTGTCTCATAGACACAAAAATTCCGGTTTTGTGCCTCTCACCCCAGCCCGCTATCTGGGATAGCGGGCTGCACACCAgtccgccatatgagatggcgg
This window contains:
- the LOC126687140 gene encoding uncharacterized protein LOC126687140 isoform X1, translated to MEEIVLLIDELQSSCAVSHCRICHEAEFESSQTLEAPCACSGTVKFAHRDCIQRWCNEKGNTTCEICLQKYEEGYTAPSKKSQLIDEMTIRDSLDIQEHDDPESQGYEIEQVTVDAAAYAECTSAADRSVNYCRSLALTFTVVLLLKHLLATLTGGTEDYPFTLLTILVLRASGILLPMFILLRIISAIQKSFRRQYQDQDDQIDGVVEEQQHLV
- the LOC126687134 gene encoding DNA mismatch repair protein MSH6, producing MAPAQKPTNGRSPLVNPQRQITSFFSKTTSPLSTLSKGETPKSNPNPNPSFNSKKPSTPAPTTPSPTQSKTKKPLLVIGQTPSPSTPGVANKLYGKEVVERRIRVYWPLDKSWYDGYVKSYDEKSGRHLVQYDDSEEEVLDLGNEKIEWVEESVKKLKRLRRGSLAFNKNVVIEDGDMEDVVADIEDENVGADGDDSSDEDWEKNAEKDTCEDKDVDLDDDDDHDSVGDDILKAAKSKLGKRKVDGAATLGSAKKKKSGGDVSEAVFKIPIVEPVKDKGNGLSNGLGNGNALVIDTVERFSVREAEKLWFLGSEQKDAKKRRPGDADYDPRTLYLPPNFLKSLSGGQRQWWEFKSKHMDKVLFFKMGKFYELFEMDAHVGAKELNLQYMKGEQPHCGFPEKNFSMNVEKLARKGYRVLVIEQTETPEQMEIRRKETGSKDKVVKREICAVVTRGTLTEGELLRANPDASYLMALTESRQNLENQNFERNFGICVVDVSTSRIILGQFKDDAECSSLCSLLSELRPAEVIKPAKMLSSETERAMLRHTRNPLVNELAPLSEFWDAEKTTREVRIIYKRIADQSASRSLNKEDNDTPNLQFKDDGPSCFPKILSELVNKGDDGNLALSALGGTLYYLKQSFLDETLLRFAKFETLPCSEFCDAAQKPYMILDAAVLENLEIFENVRNGGSSGTLYAQLNHCVTSFGKRLLKTWLARPLYHLQTIMDRQEAVAGIRGVNQPAALEFRKALSKLPDMERLLARIFASSEATGRNANKVTLYEDAAKQLLQEFISALRGCESLAQACSSLAVILGNVESRKLHNLLTPGKGLPDISSTLKHFKDAFDWVEANGSGRIIPHEGVDIECDSACKKLREIESSLAKHLKEQQKMLGDKSITYVSVGKEAYLLEVPEHLRGSVPRDYELRSSKKGFFRYWTPSIKKFLVELSQAEVEKESTLKSILQRLIVQFCEHHDKWRQLVSATAELDVLISLSIASDLYEGQACRPVILGSSPSEAPSLSAKSLGHPILRSDFLGKGAFVPNDITLGGSSGASFVLLTGPNMGGKSTLLRQVCLSVILAQVGADVPAESFEFSLVDQIFVRMGAKDHIMTGQSTFLTELSETALMLSSATRNSLVALDELGRGTSTSDGQAIAESVLEHFVHKVQCRGMFSTHYHRIAVDYQKDPKVSLCHMACEVGRGVGEVEEVTFLYRLTPGACPKSYGGNVARLAGIPDSILQKAAVKSREFEAIYGQHGRVSEGNSKIQTDGDKIAVFLHNMIDVATNWSCNSTESIDISSLAELQHRARILLQQN
- the LOC126687140 gene encoding uncharacterized protein LOC126687140 isoform X2, translating into MEEIVLLIDELQSSCAVSHCRICHEAEFESSQTLEAPCACSGTVKFAHRDCIQRWCNEKGNTTCEICLQKYEEGYTAPSKKSQLIDEMTISLDIQEHDDPESQGYEIEQVTVDAAAYAECTSAADRSVNYCRSLALTFTVVLLLKHLLATLTGGTEDYPFTLLTILVLRASGILLPMFILLRIISAIQKSFRRQYQDQDDQIDGVVEEQQHLV